The sequence below is a genomic window from Bacteroidota bacterium.
TGACTAATTTTGCTTACTATATTCTCCGAACGGATTTAATATTATAATTGATAATTAAAAATAATTGACAGATAATTCATCAATTGTCAAATTATATGTATTTTTGACAGGAATATAATAATGTGTTAGATTATGGAAAAATACGATAGAAATAAACCTTATAATAACTTACCGTTAATACCACCTGATGAAAATAAAATTATAACAATTAGCATTTTAAAAGCATTAAATGAAGCAAATAAAGCTCTTGCAGAATTGAAAGGAATTGCAAAGAAGTTACCAAATCAATCAATGTTAGTTAATACAATTTCATTACGAGAAGCAAAAGCAAGTAATGAGATTGAAAATATTTTCACAACCGATGACGAATTATATAAATCATTGACTGTTAAAAAAACTGAATTAAAAGGAGGAGCAAAAGAAGTTTTGTTTTATAGACAAGCATTGTGGAGTGGGTATAATGAAATAAAAAAACAAAAAGAATTTGATTTAGATTTGATTATTAAAATATATCAAAAAATAATACAAGTAAATGACAGCATACGACCTCCACAAACAGAAACGGTTATTATGAAAAGAGGTAGTGGATTGTTAGGAGATTCTGTTGTTTATACACCGCCAAAAGGAATTGGAATTATTAAACAGAAATTAGACAATTTATTTGAATTTATCAATAATGATGAAGATTATCCTTATGATTCATTAATTAAATTAGCAATATTTCATTATCAATTTGAAGCTATCCACCCATTTAGAGATGGAAATGGACGGACAGGTCGTATTCTAAGCATCTTGATTATGATACAAAAACAATTATTAGAGGTTCCTATTTTATATTTAAGTGCATACATTATTAGGGAAAAAGAAGATTACTATTATTTACTAAATCGAATTACGACAACAGACAATTGGGAGAAATGGATAATTTATATTCTTAAAGCTATTGAAGAAACTTCTATTTATACTATTAAAAAAATTGAAGAAATTGACAGGCTATTTGAAAATACTCATAATTTAATAATAAAAAAACTACCGAATATAAGAAAAGAAACTATTGAAAAAATATTTGAACAACCATATATAAGTCCTAAAAAATTAATTGATAATAATGTAAAAAGTTTAAATACAGCAAAAAAGTATTTAAGACAAATGACAGAATTAGGAATAATGATTCCTAAGAAAATAGGAAAAGAAACTATATTTTTAAATATTGATTTATATAATTTATTATCAGAGATATAATAAATCAGCTTCTAATATTATAACTCAAGTTTCGCATAATAATTCTGTGTGCTAACATATACTTCGGCTGGTCATAATTTGAACTTTGGTACTATGTTTAACGTATTGGTTATTATTCGTTTACACGGTATAGCAAAACACAGTTTATTACCGCTCAGCATATATTTATTATCTGACTGTTATATTATGTATTTTTTCTTAGTGCAACTTTGTGCCTTGGTGTCTTTGTGGCAAG
It includes:
- a CDS encoding Fic/DOC family N-terminal domain-containing protein, which gives rise to MEKYDRNKPYNNLPLIPPDENKIITISILKALNEANKALAELKGIAKKLPNQSMLVNTISLREAKASNEIENIFTTDDELYKSLTVKKTELKGGAKEVLFYRQALWSGYNEIKKQKEFDLDLIIKIYQKIIQVNDSIRPPQTETVIMKRGSGLLGDSVVYTPPKGIGIIKQKLDNLFEFINNDEDYPYDSLIKLAIFHYQFEAIHPFRDGNGRTGRILSILIMIQKQLLEVPILYLSAYIIREKEDYYYLLNRITTTDNWEKWIIYILKAIEETSIYTIKKIEEIDRLFENTHNLIIKKLPNIRKETIEKIFEQPYISPKKLIDNNVKSLNTAKKYLRQMTELGIMIPKKIGKETIFLNIDLYNLLSEI